The sequence TTGACAATTGCTTCTGAAGCTTCGCAACAAACCTCTGGCGCTCCGGGTCAGTCGCCAATAAAACTCCAAATCGCTTCACACCTTGTGCAGCCGCTTGATACTTCACACCGACTTCCCTCACCACTTCCGCCAAACGCATCCGTGCCGGACTGCCACATACATCGATGCGTGGCGCCCCGCCCCGCATCTCACCCAAGCGATCCGCGAATGTCAACTCTTTAGACGCGACCCCATTCTTCCCACGCATCAACTCTTTAGACGCGACTCCATTCTTCCCACGCATTCGGATCTTTACTGTCCTTGCACTCTGAACTTCCTAAATCGCCTTGCTTATAAAAACCGCCATTGCACGTCATTCCGTCGCAATCCTGATCTTCTATGAACGCGCTACCTGTGGTGCAATCTCCTGGATCCAACGGTACCCAACGGCCGCTTACAAGTGCATATTCCCTCTTCTTCCGATTATAAAGGTTTTCTGACTTTCGGCTCGAGAAGGTGTCCGCTAGCGTCTGATCGTGAGCATCGTCACGAAAACCGGGGACCAGGGAACGACGGCGCTGATGTACGGACGGCGCGTTCCCAAGACGCATCCACGCGTCGAAGCGTATGGGGCTGTTGACGAACTCAACGCGGCGCTCGGCCTGGCGCGGGCTTCGACGACACAGGACTTCCTGCGGGACAACCTTGTTTCCATCCAGAAGGAACTTGTAACGCTCATGGGCGAACTGGCGACTGCGACGGAAGATTTGGATCGCTACGCGAAGGAGGGATATCCGCAGGTGACGTACGAAATGATTATGCGTTTGGAGGAAACGGTG is a genomic window of Verrucomicrobiia bacterium containing:
- a CDS encoding cob(I)yrinic acid a,c-diamide adenosyltransferase — its product is MSIVTKTGDQGTTALMYGRRVPKTHPRVEAYGAVDELNAALGLARASTTQDFLRDNLVSIQKELVTLMGELATATEDLDRYAKEGYPQVTYEMIMRLEETVKAIEAQKVSFKGWATPGANVSAATLDVARTVCRRAERHVCGLPAGDVKNPHIVIYLNRLADLLWLFARWAEPR